One Microbacterium keratanolyticum DNA window includes the following coding sequences:
- a CDS encoding NAD(P)H-dependent glycerol-3-phosphate dehydrogenase: MSRKPAASGPRVAVIGAGSWGTTFGKILADGGADVTMWARRPEQAQEIAEAKRNSQYLPGINLPRSMTATHHLSMALDGVDQVYLSVPSQSLRENLKALRPILADSDVRVVSLMKGVERRTGLRMSQVIEQELRCDPERIAVASGPNLALEIAREQPTAAVISSVSQDTAEIVARAARNRYFRTFVNTDVIGTEFGGVLKNLIAVAIGIVDGVGYGENTKASIITRGLVEMTDFAVANGAQPETLQGLAGLGDLIATCQSPLSRNNTAGRLLGQGYSYQDVVKQMNQTAEGLASVAPVLQLARDAGVDMPIVEQVKRVLDGTMNPRDIAPHLTTDDDTPQGERTQNGQADGGGALRRAFQRAFDQFRNGGRSAGGN; this comes from the coding sequence TTGAGTCGTAAACCAGCAGCCTCGGGCCCTCGCGTCGCCGTGATCGGCGCGGGCAGTTGGGGCACGACCTTCGGCAAGATCCTCGCTGACGGCGGCGCGGACGTCACCATGTGGGCGCGTCGACCGGAACAGGCTCAGGAGATCGCAGAGGCCAAGCGCAACTCGCAGTACCTGCCGGGCATCAATCTGCCCCGGTCCATGACGGCGACCCACCACCTGTCCATGGCTCTCGACGGCGTCGACCAGGTCTACCTGTCGGTGCCCAGTCAGTCGCTGCGCGAGAACCTGAAGGCTCTGCGTCCGATCCTCGCCGACTCCGACGTTCGGGTCGTGAGCCTGATGAAGGGCGTCGAGCGCCGCACGGGTCTGCGCATGAGTCAGGTCATCGAACAGGAGCTCCGCTGCGATCCTGAGCGCATCGCTGTGGCGTCCGGGCCCAACCTCGCTCTCGAGATCGCGCGCGAACAGCCGACGGCCGCCGTGATCTCCTCGGTCAGTCAGGACACGGCGGAGATCGTCGCGCGCGCGGCCCGCAACCGCTACTTCCGCACCTTCGTCAACACGGATGTGATCGGCACCGAGTTCGGCGGCGTCCTGAAGAACCTCATCGCGGTCGCGATCGGCATCGTCGACGGTGTCGGCTACGGCGAGAACACGAAAGCGTCGATCATCACGCGCGGTCTGGTCGAGATGACCGACTTCGCAGTCGCGAACGGCGCTCAGCCCGAGACCCTGCAGGGCCTCGCAGGCCTGGGCGACCTGATCGCGACGTGCCAGTCACCGCTCAGCCGGAACAACACGGCGGGGCGCCTGCTCGGGCAGGGATACAGCTACCAGGACGTGGTCAAGCAGATGAATCAGACAGCGGAGGGGCTCGCCTCGGTGGCTCCGGTGCTGCAGCTCGCGCGTGATGCGGGGGTGGACATGCCGATCGTGGAGCAGGTGAAGCGCGTGCTCGACGGCACCATGAACCCTCGCGACATCGCACCGCATCTGACCACCGACGACGACACCCCGCAGGGGGAGAGGACCCAGAATGGACAAGCAGACGGTGGCGGTGCTCTTCGGAGGGCGTTCCAGCGAGCATTCGATCAGTTCCGCAACGGCGGGCGGAGTGCTGGGGGCAATTGA
- a CDS encoding D-alanine--D-alanine ligase family protein: MDKQTVAVLFGGRSSEHSISSATAGGVLGAIDRDRYEVIPVGITREGAFVLEDDDPAKFPLDAAHLPEVVDNGTRVLWPEPGGDRTLRVVRADGSVEGLGEIDVVLPILHGPHGEDGTIQGYFDTLEVPYAGGGILDSALCMDKHFMKVVLQSAGISVAPWVTIRRGQWTTSSETLRAEIADLGLPLFVKPARAGSSVGVSKVDDLSELDAALAIAFAEDDKVLVETGVTGREIEVAILDSAEGVRASLPGEIVLTSRAFYDFEGKYLGGDGVDVVCPAALTDAEVAAIQDVGVRAFEAMDGRGLARVDMFLTTDGDLIVNELNTMPGFTPISMFPKCWIASGLSYGDLITELVEAALRR; the protein is encoded by the coding sequence ATGGACAAGCAGACGGTGGCGGTGCTCTTCGGAGGGCGTTCCAGCGAGCATTCGATCAGTTCCGCAACGGCGGGCGGAGTGCTGGGGGCAATTGATCGCGACCGCTACGAGGTGATCCCGGTCGGGATCACCCGCGAGGGGGCGTTCGTTCTCGAGGACGACGACCCGGCGAAGTTCCCGCTCGACGCGGCGCATCTGCCGGAGGTCGTCGACAACGGCACCCGGGTGCTGTGGCCGGAGCCCGGCGGCGACCGCACGCTGCGCGTCGTGCGCGCGGACGGCTCGGTCGAGGGCCTCGGCGAGATCGATGTCGTGCTGCCGATCCTGCACGGACCGCACGGCGAAGACGGCACAATCCAGGGGTACTTCGACACCCTCGAGGTGCCGTACGCCGGGGGCGGCATTCTCGATTCCGCCCTGTGCATGGACAAGCACTTCATGAAGGTCGTGCTGCAGTCGGCCGGGATCTCGGTCGCGCCGTGGGTCACCATCCGGCGAGGACAGTGGACGACGTCATCCGAGACGCTGCGCGCGGAGATCGCAGACCTCGGGCTGCCGCTGTTCGTCAAGCCCGCACGTGCCGGTTCGAGCGTCGGCGTCTCGAAGGTCGATGACCTGTCGGAGCTGGATGCTGCGCTGGCGATCGCCTTCGCCGAGGATGACAAGGTCCTCGTGGAGACCGGGGTGACCGGCCGCGAGATCGAGGTCGCGATCCTCGACAGCGCCGAGGGCGTCCGTGCCTCCCTGCCCGGCGAGATCGTGCTCACCTCCCGCGCGTTCTACGACTTCGAGGGCAAGTACCTCGGCGGCGACGGCGTGGATGTCGTGTGCCCTGCGGCGCTCACGGACGCCGAGGTCGCAGCGATTCAGGACGTCGGCGTGCGCGCCTTCGAGGCGATGGACGGACGCGGACTCGCCCGCGTCGACATGTTCCTCACCACGGACGGTGACCTGATCGTCAACGAGCTCAACACGATGCCGGGCTTCACGCCGATCTCGATGTTCCCGAAGTGCTGGATCGCCTCGGGTCTCAGCTACGGCGACCTGATCACTGAGCTCGTCGAAGCGGCTCTGCGCCGCTGA
- a CDS encoding TerC/Alx family metal homeostasis membrane protein has product MNIPVWFEITSLVVLVVILIADLMLIKLRPHIPSTKESSLWVGFYVALALAFAGLLYFIAGGQFAGEFLTGWALEYSLSIDNLFVFVLIMAQFAVPRRLQQMVLMVGIIIALVLRGLFIIAGVAIIENFSPVFYIFGAFLIWTAIRQAMPEGDHDGEVKRENFLIRLLRRRIDISDEYDGTKMRTVVDGKRMWTPMIMVFVAIGVTDLMFAIDSIPAIFSITQNSFLVFTANIFALMGLRQLYFLLGDLLDRLRYLHYGIAVILGFIGVKLVLHAMHVNELPFINGGQHIEWAPDIPIWLSLTVIVAAMGIATVASLIASSRDKKREPVVEPSEQGKALRDEV; this is encoded by the coding sequence GTGAATATCCCCGTCTGGTTCGAGATCACGTCACTCGTCGTGCTCGTCGTGATTCTCATCGCCGACCTCATGCTCATCAAGCTCCGCCCGCACATTCCTTCGACGAAGGAATCCAGCCTCTGGGTGGGCTTCTACGTCGCTCTGGCTCTCGCCTTCGCCGGGCTGCTCTACTTCATCGCCGGCGGACAGTTCGCAGGCGAGTTCCTCACCGGCTGGGCCCTCGAGTACAGCCTGTCGATCGACAACCTTTTCGTCTTCGTGCTGATCATGGCGCAGTTCGCGGTGCCCCGTCGTCTGCAGCAGATGGTGCTGATGGTCGGCATCATCATCGCGCTGGTGCTCCGCGGTCTCTTCATCATCGCGGGCGTCGCGATCATCGAGAACTTCTCGCCGGTCTTCTACATCTTCGGTGCCTTCCTGATCTGGACCGCCATCCGCCAGGCGATGCCCGAAGGTGACCACGACGGCGAGGTCAAGCGCGAGAACTTCCTGATCCGCCTCCTTCGCCGCCGCATCGACATCAGCGACGAGTACGACGGAACGAAGATGCGCACCGTCGTCGACGGCAAGCGCATGTGGACCCCCATGATCATGGTGTTCGTGGCCATCGGTGTGACCGACCTCATGTTCGCCATCGACTCGATTCCGGCGATCTTCAGCATCACGCAGAACAGCTTCCTGGTGTTCACGGCGAACATCTTCGCCCTCATGGGTCTGCGTCAGCTCTACTTCCTTCTCGGTGACCTGCTCGACCGCCTGCGCTACCTGCACTACGGAATCGCGGTCATCCTCGGCTTCATCGGCGTGAAGCTGGTGCTGCACGCGATGCATGTCAACGAGCTGCCGTTCATCAACGGAGGCCAGCACATCGAGTGGGCACCGGACATCCCGATCTGGCTCTCGCTCACGGTCATCGTCGCCGCCATGGGAATCGCGACCGTCGCGAGCCTCATCGCGTCCTCTCGTGACAAGAAGCGCGAACCCGTCGTCGAGCCCTCGGAGCAGGGCAAGGCGCTTCGCGACGAGGTCTGA
- the murA gene encoding UDP-N-acetylglucosamine 1-carboxyvinyltransferase → MTTPLIDTPSGDVLAIRGGRPLRGRVDVKGAKNLATKAMVATLLGETVSTLRDVPDLSDVAVVRSLLEVHGVRVTDGDEPGALVFDPSDVESAHFEEIDAHAGASRIPILFCGPLLHRLGQAFIPDLGGCRIGDRPIDFHLDALRKFGAIVEKQPSGIRLSAPQGLHGANIHLPYPSVGATEQVLLTAVRAKGVTELRNAAIEPEIMDLIAVLQKMGAIISYEPNRVILIEGVDELRGYDHRSIFDRNEAASWASAALATDGEIFVGGARQQEMLTFLNVFRKAGGWFDVQEDGILFRRGGELKPVIVETDVHPGFMTDWQQPLVVALTQAHGRSVVHETVYENRLGFTEALVKMGADIVVHPHGLQDGPRRVPHRPLEQAAVITGPTPLHAADIVVPDLRGGFSHVIAALTAQGESKVSGVDILSRGYEKFLGKLEALGADFDVIG, encoded by the coding sequence ATGACGACACCCCTGATCGACACCCCGTCTGGCGACGTTCTCGCGATTCGTGGAGGACGCCCGCTGCGCGGACGTGTAGATGTCAAGGGCGCGAAGAACCTCGCGACCAAGGCGATGGTGGCCACCCTGCTCGGAGAGACGGTCAGCACGCTGCGCGACGTTCCGGATCTCAGCGATGTCGCCGTCGTTCGCTCGCTGCTCGAGGTGCACGGTGTTCGCGTCACCGACGGCGATGAGCCCGGAGCACTTGTCTTCGACCCGAGCGACGTCGAGTCGGCGCACTTCGAAGAGATCGACGCGCACGCCGGTGCCTCACGGATTCCGATTCTGTTCTGCGGTCCGCTGCTGCACCGCCTGGGCCAGGCGTTCATCCCTGACCTGGGCGGCTGCCGCATCGGCGACCGTCCGATCGACTTCCACCTCGATGCCCTGCGCAAGTTCGGCGCGATCGTCGAGAAGCAGCCCAGCGGCATCCGCCTCTCGGCACCACAGGGCCTGCACGGTGCGAACATCCACCTGCCGTACCCGAGCGTCGGGGCCACCGAGCAGGTGCTGCTGACGGCCGTCCGCGCGAAGGGCGTCACCGAGCTGCGCAACGCGGCCATCGAGCCCGAGATCATGGACCTGATCGCGGTATTGCAGAAGATGGGCGCCATCATCTCGTACGAGCCCAACCGGGTCATCCTCATCGAGGGCGTCGACGAGCTGCGCGGCTACGACCACCGGTCGATCTTCGACCGCAACGAGGCCGCGTCGTGGGCCAGCGCGGCGCTCGCAACCGACGGCGAGATCTTCGTCGGCGGCGCTCGTCAGCAGGAGATGCTGACGTTCCTCAACGTCTTCCGCAAGGCCGGCGGCTGGTTCGACGTCCAGGAGGACGGCATCCTCTTCCGCCGCGGCGGCGAGCTCAAGCCCGTGATCGTCGAGACCGATGTGCACCCCGGCTTCATGACCGACTGGCAGCAGCCTCTCGTCGTGGCTCTCACGCAGGCACACGGTCGCTCTGTCGTGCACGAGACGGTCTACGAGAACCGTCTGGGTTTCACTGAGGCACTCGTCAAGATGGGCGCCGACATCGTCGTGCACCCGCACGGACTCCAGGACGGCCCGCGCCGCGTGCCCCACCGTCCACTGGAGCAGGCGGCCGTGATCACAGGCCCCACGCCGCTGCACGCCGCTGACATCGTCGTTCCCGACCTCCGTGGCGGATTCAGCCACGTGATCGCGGCGCTCACCGCACAGGGCGAGTCGAAGGTCTCGGGTGTCGACATCCTGAGCCGTGGCTACGAGAAGTTCCTGGGCAAGCTCGAAGCCCTGGGCGCGGACTTCGACGTCATCGGCTGA
- a CDS encoding Gfo/Idh/MocA family protein produces the protein MPTPLTVPPAAFELRAAPRLRWGIIGPGAIARDWTRTVHAHTDQRVAAVASRSAGKGRAFAAEHGIERVHTTVDALCTDDEIDVIYISSPHPLHREHALAAIAAGKPVLIEKPIAMSAAEATEIADAARAANVFAMEAMWSRFLPQMRLVDDVLRSGVLGPLRHVSAEFSSRATFDPHSRLFDPALGGGALLDIGVYPLWFTTWVLGAPHLAHASGLHAETGVDSDATVLLRAAGATAVARTSVLATAPHRAGLFGENGRLELDAPFWSPSGLTLTLQSARGDLEVSRWTDPTSLRGRDGLAYQAVAVAEHLAAGRTEAPEHPLATSIRVMRLIDEARALIDAG, from the coding sequence ATGCCCACACCGCTGACCGTGCCCCCTGCCGCGTTCGAACTCCGTGCCGCGCCACGTCTGCGGTGGGGCATCATCGGCCCCGGCGCGATCGCCCGTGACTGGACGCGCACCGTCCATGCTCACACCGACCAGCGGGTCGCCGCAGTGGCATCGCGTTCCGCAGGCAAAGGCCGTGCCTTCGCCGCGGAACACGGCATCGAGCGGGTGCACACCACGGTCGATGCGCTCTGCACGGATGACGAGATCGACGTGATCTACATCTCCTCGCCGCATCCGCTCCACCGCGAACACGCTCTCGCCGCGATCGCCGCAGGCAAGCCGGTGCTGATCGAGAAACCCATCGCCATGTCCGCGGCCGAAGCGACGGAGATCGCGGATGCTGCGCGGGCTGCGAACGTGTTCGCGATGGAGGCGATGTGGTCCCGCTTCCTTCCGCAGATGCGCCTCGTCGATGACGTCCTCAGATCGGGCGTGCTCGGGCCGCTCCGCCATGTCAGCGCGGAGTTCAGCAGTCGCGCGACCTTCGATCCGCACAGCAGGCTCTTCGATCCCGCTCTCGGCGGGGGCGCGCTCCTCGACATCGGCGTGTACCCGCTGTGGTTCACGACCTGGGTGCTCGGCGCCCCGCACCTCGCGCATGCCTCGGGCTTGCATGCTGAGACCGGTGTCGACTCCGACGCCACCGTCCTCCTCCGCGCTGCAGGGGCCACCGCGGTGGCCCGCACCAGCGTGCTGGCAACCGCGCCGCACCGTGCAGGACTCTTCGGCGAGAACGGACGCCTCGAGCTGGATGCCCCGTTCTGGTCGCCGAGCGGACTCACCCTCACATTGCAGTCCGCGCGCGGCGACCTCGAAGTGAGTCGCTGGACCGACCCCACGTCCCTGCGCGGCCGCGACGGACTCGCCTACCAGGCGGTCGCCGTCGCCGAGCATCTCGCCGCAGGAAGGACGGAGGCTCCGGAGCATCCGCTCGCCACCAGCATCCGTGTGATGCGACTCATCGACGAGGCCCGAGCTCTCATCGATGCCGGGTAG
- the leuD gene encoding 3-isopropylmalate dehydratase small subunit, translated as MEKFTTHTGVAAPLKRSNVDTDQIIPAVYLKRVTKTGFDDALFAGWRQDPDFVLNQEAFQGASVLVAGPDFGTGSSREHAVWALRDYGFKVVLSTRFADIFRGNSGKQGLLAATVTEEDLERIWAAIDAEPGRSITINLEERTARIGDVEAPFEIDDYTRWRLLEGLDDIGLTLRNEDKIAQFEARRESWRPRTLPVR; from the coding sequence ATGGAGAAGTTCACGACGCACACCGGTGTCGCCGCCCCGCTGAAGCGATCCAACGTCGATACCGATCAGATCATCCCCGCGGTCTACCTGAAGCGCGTCACCAAGACGGGCTTCGACGACGCGCTGTTCGCCGGCTGGCGCCAGGACCCCGACTTCGTCCTGAACCAGGAGGCGTTCCAGGGCGCGAGCGTGCTGGTCGCCGGACCTGACTTCGGGACCGGATCGAGCCGCGAGCACGCCGTGTGGGCGCTGCGCGACTACGGATTCAAGGTCGTTCTGAGCACCCGCTTCGCCGACATCTTCCGCGGAAACTCGGGCAAGCAGGGCCTGCTCGCCGCCACCGTGACAGAAGAGGATCTCGAGCGCATCTGGGCCGCGATCGACGCCGAACCGGGCCGCTCGATCACGATCAACCTCGAAGAGCGCACCGCGCGAATCGGCGATGTCGAGGCTCCTTTCGAGATCGACGATTACACTAGATGGCGGCTCCTCGAAGGGCTCGATGACATCGGGCTCACCCTGCGCAACGAAGACAAGATCGCGCAGTTCGAGGCCCGTCGCGAGTCGTGGCGGCCACGCACTCTTCCTGTCCGCTGA
- the thiL gene encoding thiamine-phosphate kinase, whose translation MPDSVSPADDPCIGDVSEGHILRAILARTPAAEHALLGPGDDAAVIAAPSGSVVVTTDTLVHGPDFRLAWSSAYDLGWKAAAVNLADVAAMGARPTALLVALAVPRDLRVSFVEGMADGLRDACAALAPGCAVVGGDLTVSSVLTIAVTAMGDLEGRRPVTRAGAEVGDVVAVAGELGQAAQGLAVLFGRFRDGDDPVPVDPAQLAAGERLALNAQLRPVPPIGLGPLAAIAGATAMMDVSDGLAIDAGRLAAASAVTIALESRALGADPARALAGGEDHALLATFPSDGPLPPGFRAIGVVQPPREDAPVTCDGIAADPAGWDPYRDWDATAG comes from the coding sequence ATGCCTGATTCCGTGAGCCCTGCAGACGATCCGTGCATCGGCGATGTCTCGGAGGGGCACATTCTCCGGGCGATCCTGGCGCGGACGCCCGCCGCAGAGCACGCACTGCTCGGGCCGGGCGACGATGCTGCCGTGATCGCCGCGCCATCGGGGTCTGTCGTGGTGACCACCGACACCCTCGTGCACGGGCCGGACTTCCGCCTCGCGTGGTCCAGCGCCTATGACCTCGGTTGGAAGGCGGCGGCGGTGAACCTCGCGGATGTCGCCGCCATGGGCGCCCGCCCGACCGCATTGCTCGTCGCTCTCGCGGTACCCCGTGATCTGCGGGTGTCGTTCGTGGAGGGGATGGCGGACGGCCTGCGTGATGCCTGTGCCGCTCTCGCGCCGGGCTGCGCCGTCGTCGGGGGAGACCTCACCGTGTCATCGGTGTTGACGATCGCCGTCACGGCGATGGGCGATCTCGAAGGGCGCCGGCCTGTCACGCGTGCGGGTGCTGAGGTCGGCGATGTCGTCGCGGTCGCCGGTGAACTCGGGCAGGCCGCCCAGGGACTTGCCGTGCTGTTCGGAAGGTTCCGGGACGGGGATGACCCTGTCCCCGTGGATCCCGCGCAGCTTGCCGCGGGGGAGCGCCTCGCGCTGAACGCGCAGCTGCGCCCAGTCCCGCCGATCGGACTGGGCCCGCTCGCGGCGATCGCCGGCGCCACCGCGATGATGGATGTGTCCGACGGTCTTGCGATCGACGCCGGGCGCCTCGCTGCGGCATCCGCCGTCACGATCGCCCTGGAGAGCCGCGCGCTCGGGGCGGATCCGGCCCGAGCGCTGGCCGGGGGCGAAGACCACGCCCTGCTGGCGACGTTCCCATCCGACGGTCCGCTGCCGCCCGGGTTCCGTGCGATCGGTGTCGTCCAGCCGCCGCGCGAAGATGCGCCCGTCACGTGCGATGGCATCGCGGCGGACCCCGCGGGGTGGGATCCGTACCGTGATTGGGACGCGACCGCGGGCTAG
- the rsmD gene encoding 16S rRNA (guanine(966)-N(2))-methyltransferase RsmD: MTRIISGSAGGVRLDVPSAGTRPTSDRVRESLFAALESADAIDDARVLDLYAGSGALGLEALSRGALSAELVERGRPAAAVVRKNIDRVLASLRAQGTGDRTARVHESAVHAFLQRTTGTFDLVFCDPPYDIDDQAMNADLVALAPHLAPDALIVIERTRRASTPDFATAGLEEIRDKTYGDTRIWWAVPRAV; the protein is encoded by the coding sequence GTGACGAGAATCATCTCCGGATCCGCTGGCGGCGTGCGACTGGACGTGCCGAGCGCCGGCACCCGCCCCACGAGTGACCGCGTGCGGGAATCGCTGTTCGCCGCACTCGAATCCGCGGATGCCATCGACGACGCGCGGGTCCTCGATCTGTACGCCGGCTCGGGGGCGCTGGGACTCGAAGCGCTCAGCCGTGGGGCCCTCAGCGCCGAACTCGTCGAGCGCGGACGCCCCGCCGCCGCGGTCGTCCGGAAGAACATCGACCGTGTGCTCGCGTCGCTGCGTGCCCAGGGCACCGGTGATCGGACCGCACGCGTCCACGAGAGCGCCGTGCACGCATTTCTGCAGCGCACCACGGGCACATTCGACCTCGTGTTCTGCGATCCGCCCTATGACATCGACGATCAGGCGATGAACGCCGACCTCGTCGCACTCGCGCCGCATCTGGCCCCCGACGCACTTATCGTCATCGAGCGCACCCGCCGCGCGAGCACGCCGGACTTCGCCACCGCTGGACTCGAAGAGATCCGCGACAAGACCTACGGCGACACACGCATCTGGTGGGCCGTGCCCCGCGCCGTCTAG
- a CDS encoding DUF3515 family protein, with amino-acid sequence MSRTTRWITASLVLAGALLATGCSSTVALKPAPDANNPLCADVMVRLPDGISDQDRRWTDAQATAAWGDPTYSVLMSCGVEVPGPSTMQCVTLGGTDWLVDATDNPWMRMTSYGREPAVQLYVNNEVISPDTVLEAIGPRMSSIPVTAKCTAPDVPIDEGGDGA; translated from the coding sequence ATGTCGCGCACTACCCGGTGGATCACCGCCAGCCTCGTTCTCGCAGGCGCTCTTCTCGCCACCGGATGCTCGTCCACCGTCGCGCTGAAGCCCGCTCCTGACGCGAACAACCCGCTGTGCGCCGACGTCATGGTGCGCCTGCCCGACGGCATCAGCGACCAGGATCGCCGCTGGACGGACGCGCAGGCCACCGCCGCCTGGGGCGATCCGACCTACTCCGTCCTCATGTCCTGCGGCGTGGAGGTCCCCGGCCCCAGCACCATGCAGTGTGTGACGCTCGGAGGCACCGACTGGCTCGTCGACGCCACCGACAACCCCTGGATGCGCATGACCAGCTACGGACGTGAACCCGCCGTGCAGCTGTACGTCAACAACGAGGTCATCAGCCCGGACACCGTGCTCGAGGCGATCGGTCCGCGAATGTCGTCGATCCCCGTCACCGCGAAGTGCACGGCGCCGGACGTCCCGATCGACGAAGGCGGCGACGGCGCCTGA
- the leuC gene encoding 3-isopropylmalate dehydratase large subunit, whose protein sequence is MTTDASGIRSADRPRTLAEKVWDDHLVVKGEDGTPDLIYIDLHLVHEVTSPQAFDGLRTEGRPLRRVDLTIATEDHNTPTLDIDKPIADLTSRTQIETLRRNAEEFGVRLHSLGDAEQGIVHVVGPQLGLTMPGITVVCGDSHTSTHGAFGAMAFGIGTSEVEHVMATQTLPLKPFKTMAINVDGALRPGVTAKDIILAVIAKIGTGGGQGYVLEFRGSAIRALSMEGRMTICNMSIEAGARAGMVAPDQTTFDYVQGRDHAPQGQDWDDAVAYWKTLPTDEGAVFDAEVFIDANELEPFVTWGTNPGQGSSLSASVPDPAQIADPNERAAAERALEYMDLTPGTPLKDVTVDAVFMGSCTNSRIEDLRAFASIVKGKKKADGVRVMVVPGSARVRLEAEAEGLDKIITEFGAEWRFAGCSMCLGMNPDQLAPGERCASTSNRNFEGRQGKGGRTHLVSPLVAAATAIRGTLSSPSDLELASAGVEA, encoded by the coding sequence ATGACTACCGATGCATCCGGCATCCGCTCTGCCGACCGCCCCCGCACGCTTGCCGAGAAGGTCTGGGACGACCACCTGGTCGTCAAGGGCGAAGACGGCACGCCCGACCTCATCTACATCGACCTGCACCTCGTGCATGAGGTCACGAGCCCGCAGGCCTTCGACGGCCTGCGCACCGAGGGGCGGCCGCTGCGCCGTGTCGATCTGACGATCGCCACCGAAGACCACAACACCCCGACGCTGGATATCGACAAGCCGATCGCCGACCTCACGAGTCGCACGCAGATCGAGACGCTGCGCCGCAACGCCGAGGAGTTCGGCGTCCGCCTGCACTCCCTGGGCGATGCCGAACAGGGCATCGTCCATGTTGTCGGCCCGCAGCTCGGCCTCACGATGCCCGGCATCACGGTCGTCTGCGGCGACTCGCACACCTCGACCCACGGCGCATTCGGCGCGATGGCCTTCGGCATCGGCACGAGCGAGGTCGAGCACGTCATGGCGACGCAGACCCTGCCGCTGAAGCCGTTCAAGACCATGGCGATCAACGTCGACGGCGCGCTGCGCCCGGGCGTCACCGCGAAGGACATCATCCTCGCCGTGATCGCCAAGATCGGCACCGGCGGCGGCCAGGGATACGTCTTGGAGTTCCGCGGCAGCGCTATCCGCGCGCTGTCGATGGAAGGCCGCATGACGATCTGCAACATGTCGATCGAAGCCGGTGCCCGCGCCGGCATGGTCGCGCCGGATCAGACCACGTTCGACTACGTCCAAGGGCGCGACCACGCGCCGCAGGGACAGGACTGGGACGACGCCGTCGCGTACTGGAAGACACTGCCCACCGACGAGGGCGCCGTCTTCGACGCGGAGGTCTTCATCGATGCGAACGAGCTGGAGCCGTTCGTGACCTGGGGAACGAACCCCGGTCAGGGCAGCTCGCTGTCGGCGAGTGTCCCGGACCCCGCGCAGATCGCCGATCCCAACGAGCGGGCCGCGGCCGAGCGCGCGCTGGAGTACATGGATCTGACGCCGGGAACGCCCCTCAAGGACGTCACGGTCGACGCGGTGTTCATGGGATCGTGCACGAACAGTCGCATCGAAGACCTGCGCGCATTCGCCTCGATCGTCAAGGGCAAGAAGAAGGCCGATGGCGTGCGCGTCATGGTCGTCCCCGGCTCCGCGCGTGTGCGTCTGGAAGCCGAGGCGGAGGGCCTCGACAAGATCATTACCGAGTTCGGAGCCGAATGGCGCTTCGCGGGCTGCTCGATGTGCCTCGGAATGAACCCCGACCAGCTGGCCCCGGGGGAGCGCTGCGCATCCACCTCGAACCGCAACTTCGAAGGACGACAGGGCAAGGGAGGCCGCACGCACCTGGTGTCGCCGCTCGTCGCCGCAGCCACCGCGATCCGCGGCACGCTGTCCAGCCCGAGTGACCTGGAACTGGCTTCGGCCGGAGTGGAGGCCTGA
- a CDS encoding lysophospholipid acyltransferase family protein, translated as MTASKKKPRSERSKPSAFWPLAAVVVPLVSYFAKIEIRGRENLPAQGAYVLGPNHYSEFDPLIVAVAVWRLGRQPRFMAKESLFRVPVLGWALRATGMIPVARSSSASAAKETLRHSEELVEHGRGVIVYPEGTLTRDPDLWPMRGKSGAARLALAGEIELIPMAQWGTQEIMGRYQKGLKLWPPRKPVQVLIGKPIDLSDLRARANEGAAITEATERLMAAVTALLEELRGEKAPAERWNPSAHGQKETGRLES; from the coding sequence ATGACCGCATCGAAGAAGAAGCCGCGCAGCGAGCGGTCGAAGCCGAGCGCATTCTGGCCGCTGGCGGCGGTCGTGGTGCCGCTCGTGTCGTACTTCGCGAAGATCGAGATCCGCGGCCGAGAGAATCTGCCTGCTCAGGGCGCCTATGTGCTCGGCCCGAACCACTACTCGGAGTTCGATCCGCTCATCGTCGCGGTCGCCGTGTGGCGTCTCGGACGTCAGCCGCGATTCATGGCGAAAGAGAGCCTGTTCCGGGTTCCGGTGCTCGGCTGGGCGCTGCGCGCCACGGGCATGATCCCCGTGGCGCGCAGTTCGTCCGCGTCGGCCGCGAAAGAGACGCTTCGGCACTCTGAAGAGCTCGTCGAGCACGGGCGCGGCGTCATCGTCTATCCCGAGGGCACGCTGACCCGTGACCCTGACCTGTGGCCCATGCGAGGAAAGTCCGGTGCTGCTCGTCTGGCGTTGGCGGGCGAGATCGAACTCATCCCGATGGCGCAGTGGGGCACCCAGGAGATCATGGGGCGCTACCAGAAGGGGCTGAAGCTCTGGCCTCCGCGTAAGCCGGTTCAGGTGCTGATCGGAAAGCCGATCGACCTGTCGGACCTCCGTGCCCGCGCGAACGAGGGAGCTGCGATCACTGAGGCCACGGAGCGTCTGATGGCGGCTGTGACGGCGCTGCTGGAAGAATTGCGCGGTGAGAAGGCTCCCGCCGAACGGTGGAATCCGAGCGCACACGGGCAGAAGGAGACAGGCCGCCTTGAGTCGTAA